From the Sphingobacteruim zhuxiongii genome, the window AGTTTATGAAAGTTTTGCTAAAACCACTTGCTTTACTAGGATTTATTGTTGTATTCCTTTCTTCAATATTCTGTCCCTTTTTAAATATTCCTTTGAAAAAAGACTGGAACCTCTACCAGGTTGATACGTCTCTTTTTCTAATTACCATGGGTATTTTGGGGTTAACGGTATTATTATTCTTTATGCGAAAGTTGAGAGGCTTTCAGATCGCTAGCTACGTCCTTCTTGGCTGGATGATATTGGCGCTTGGTGCCGTATATTTTCAGATCAATAATTATTTCGGGACAAAGTTAATTGATGGTTTAATTTCCAAAGCGGTAACAATGAGTTGGGGATGGCTTGTCATATTTGTGGGCGTTATCATGATTTGCTTTAGTGTGAGAACGATAGCAGAGAAGAAAGATTAATACTATTTAGGCGTAAAGCCATATTCAATCTCTCCGTGATTGTTGAGTTGATTCGAAGGAGGGGGGAGCGCTTCATTTCTGGTTTAATACATGATAATTTGGCGAAAGGAGTTCAATGCCCACGTTTTGAAACACCTTTTGAATATTTTCTAGTAAACTGCTGTATATCGCTGCTTGAACATTTGCATTTCTTGTATAGGCATTAATTTGATAGGAGATATTAAAGTCGTTTAACTGTGTCTGAAGAACGAAGGGTTCCGGTAACTCTTCAATGCCATCGCTAGCGAGTGCAGCAACAATTAGTAGTCTATATACTGTTTCCCACGGCACGTCATAGCCAACAGTTACTACATAATGTATGATTAATCCTTTATTTTCCTGCTTCGTCTGATTCGAATAATTGATTGTACTGCTTGAAAGAACCATAGAATTGGGCACTGTAATTTCCTCATTCTTGCAGGTCTTTATTCTTGTGACGAGCATGGTCTTTTCTAGAACATCACCAACCGTATCTCCGATTTTTACGCGATCTCCTAATTGAAATGGCCGCATATAGGTAATGACCAGACCAGCCACAACATTGGCAATCGCATTCGAAGATCCTAAGGATACCAATACCCCAATGAATACGGTAATACCTTTAAATGCTGGAGAGCTCGAACCCGGTAGGTACGGGAATATCAATACCATCATAAAGGCATAGCATACGAATTGGACAATTTTAAAAGTAGGTAATGCCCATTCAGGATGAAAATCTCGAAAGTGAATATTCTCTCGTTGGATTTCTTGGAAGATATATCGAGCAATTCTGACGAGATATTTAAATAGAAAGAAGATTACAATGACTCGAAATAGATTGGGTAGATAATCAATAAAAGATCGAAGAATTGCGTTTAAAGGATTTGAAATTAATTTGATCAAAGTGCTTGTCCAAGCTTTTGTTTCTGGGAAAACACTAAATAATAGCGGAAGACTAAGGTAAACACTGAAAAATATAACGATAATTTTCAACAGCTTATTGAGGCGTATCAATGCCTGTTCTACATGATTTGAACGTAATACTTTTACTTTTTGAAAAACCTTGCCATTCATAATATGGTCTTTGATAGTGGCAATATTACGTGCTGTAAATCCAAAAAATCTATTAATGAGCAGCAATAAGCTAGACGTTAACACGATAATAAGGATCACAAGGCCAATACGCTTTGTAATATTGAAGAGGCTGTATGCCTCCCGCTCTTTTTGGATAACTGCGCGAATGGATTCTACGTACGACTGAGCAAGTTCATCGGTGCTTTTGTCTTCCCAAATAGCGTCAAGTATACTAACAGATATGATATGTTCTTGCTGATTATAAATAATATCTCGTCCTTCCGCATTGACTTCGATGCTTAGTAGATTGGGGTCAAAGTTGTCAGCATCGTATAAGGCATAAATCTTATTGGAGATTGCGGATGCCCGCTCTTGTGGTAGAAAGGAACCTATACGTGTATGTATATAGAAGAGTGTGTCTTTATGAAGTACAACCGGAAATGCGGTATTTGAAAGTTTTAGCTTTTTTATCTTTTCCTTGAACTCGGCTTGTTGGAATGAGTCTGACGCTTGTTTAGCCTTAATTAAGGTGTCCCCTCGATGGTTTTCATTGGAATTGAATTGTAGTTGCTTGAATGCATTCATCAAGTTTATATAGAAAATTGAATCATGTTCAATTCGGTTGCTGATTTCTTCCATCAGTAAACTTTTGTCTGAATGTTTTGTGTCGATCGTTGTTGTTTGTGCCCTTATAATTAATGGAAAGAAAAGTAGCGAAAGAGAAAGAGTGATGGTTGGTAATCGCATTGTTTTTGTAATCGTAAATTACAAATGTAGCGATTTAATATCGTTTTAGGATATATAATACCGTAATAATAAAATATCATGTCTTTTTGTGAACAATCAAAAGACTTCTGCAGCGATTATTTGATTGTTTGAAAGATGCATTTTATATGCATGTGTACGGGGAGGTGTCACTAAATAGATTTTCGAATCATTGACTTCATGGTTCACAACGAGTCTACATCAGACTTATCCTTTTCGACAAGCGAGCGCTTGCTGAAATCAAATGATTCGAAAATTATATCTTTTTTACAAATTACGATAAAGCTCTATTTTGGTCGATGAGAAATAAAATGGGCCTTTAATTTATCTAGACCTATATTTTCTTCAATCTTATCCAATTCATACAACCAAGCTTTATCGGGCAGTACCTCTGAGCGTTCCTTTGAATTGATCAAATCTAAAGCTTTCACTTTAATGGTCTTTTCAATAGGTGGAACTTCATTATGCTGTCTTCTTGAAGTACGAAGAATTTGAAACTCTAGATTTGGCCATTTATTAATATTTGCAAAGTTGGCGGTATAAATTTGATTATACTCGCGTGCAGGTATTACATTATTGTATATCCCCGTGCACTTATTTCCGATTACTTCCTTTACCGCGACCAACAACTCATAACTCGTCTCATTCGCAATAAAGAATTTGACTAATCCGTCTTTCTGTTCGCCAGTTAAGGCAAGGAAAATTCCTTTTTCGATAAACTTCGCTGTCAAATTAACCTGCTGAGGCTCTTCATCTTCTTCCATACGCATGTTACCATGCACCAAAGTGATCTTATCCTGCATTACCGGAATTTCAAATCCCGTATCATCTGTTACTCCTACTAGACCGTTCGCTAGAAAAGAAGTAATGTGCCCTTCGATAGGTTCGTCAACAAACCTAACTAAATCTCCTATTTTAAAATTCATCTCAATTTATCTATAGTCGCAATTAATCTATGTATATCGGAAAGTTCATTATATAAATGAATTCCAATTCGAATGCCTGTTCCACGTGGGAAACATTTAATACCCGCGGCCACTAGTTCTGGGTATAGAGACTGGTCAATCTGGATATTGATCAATGCCGATCGTACTTGACGGGCGGCGATCTCAGGTAATAGGAGTCCGCGATCTTCCAATAATTTGTAGGCTTCGTCGCTAAGAACTTCAATATGTTTAGCAATTTACTCAAACCCTAATTCTTCAAATAAACTTAAAGATTCACGTAGTGTTCCTTGGCTTACGGTGTCTACATGTCCAGGTTCAAAAAACGTGTCTAGCACACTTTTTGTTTTCCAGAAATCAGCAGTCGGCTTTGGAATAGAGACGAGCAGCTGATCCAGTAGCGCTTGAAACGTTTTATTTATCAATAAAAAACCATTGCCGAAGCCCGCACATAACCACTTGTATCCACTACATGCTAAAGCATCGATCCCTGAATCCGTAAAGGAGAAGTTTTCAGTTCCTAAATATTGGGACCCATCGGCAAGAATCAATAGATCTGGGAATTGTTGTTTTAATCGCTTAAAAAAACTAGGGTCAACCTTTAGGCCACTGATGTATTGAACAATACTGATCACTAAAACATTTGTATGTTTTTCGTGTAGTGCTGCAATAATGTTTTCCTCAATTTGATGATCTGCTTTTACCGTATGGTACGAAAGATTGCGCGTAATTATAGGGTGCAGGATTGAAGGATATTCACCTTCGATAGCCAAGTAATTGTAATCTCGCGGTAAACGGTCAATTAATGTAGAATACGCAAAAGAGAAATTTGGCGTCAAATAGATTTTGTGCCCCTCTGCATGAAACACGCGCGCAATGGTTTCCTTAACCGTTGCTAAGAATGAAGCTTGCTGATCACGTAAGTCGGTTTCAACTAGGAAAAACTGCTGCTCCCAATCACGGCGCCATTGAAGGCTACGTTTTGAGATCAATCCATTTCCCGAACTGTTCAGATAGCAGATTTCCTGTGATAAGTTAAAGTGTTCGCTGAAAGTCATGCGCTTTGATTTTTTGTTGTTGAATAATTGCTAAAAACTCCGCTTGGGGTATTAGTTTTGCACCCATGCTTTCTAGATGATCAGAATGTACTTGACAGTCAATCATTTCGAGATCAAATTCCTGAGCTAAACTAATTAAGGCAATTTTAGAGGCGTTTGAGGTCTTAGAAAACATACTTTCACCGCCAAATACCTTCCCAACTTGAACTCCGTATAGTCCGCCAACTAATTGGTTTTCCTCCCAAACTTCAATGCTATGCGCGTATCCTTGATGATGTAAGGATATATAAGATTCCTTCATCTCCGGTAATATCCAAGTACCCTGTTGTCCATCGCGCGAAATACGTGCGCACTGTTCTATCACTTGTGGAAATGCCTCATTAACGCTTACTCGGAATCTTTTAGAACGGATGAGCTGACGCATACTCTTGGAAATCTTTATCGCGCCCTTCGGAATAACAAAACGTTCATGAGGGGAATACCATAATATGGGCGTATCCTCGTCATACCATGGGAATATTCCATTTTGATAAGCAAGCAGGAGACGTTCTTCCTTTAAGTCGGCTCCAATGGCCAGCAAGCCATCTTCATCCGCTAGGCGAGGATGTGGGAAAGCTAATTGAGCTTCATCCAGTAAATATGGCATGCTTTATAAACGATTATTCTTCTGGTTGACGGGGTTCTTTGCTGATTTCCTCAAAGATCTTGTCCATGTGTTCGACATATTCATTGGTGTCATCTAAGAAGAATTCCAATTGCGGCACAATGCGCGCTTGATTTTTGATTCTTCCACCTAGTTTGTAGCGAATTTCGTTGGTTTTAGTACGGATATGATCAATATCAGCCTTTGCCGTATTGGTATTTAAGAAACTTAAAAATACGCGGGCAATGGATAAGTCAGGTGTTACACGAACTTTTGTTACGGTAATAAAGGCACCAGGAGCCCACGATTTACCTTCTCGCTGAAACATTTCTGCTAAATCTTGCTGAATAACGCCGGCGAATCGTTGCTGTCTTTTACTTTCTGTTCCCATAATGATATTGAATGCGAAAACGTTTCATTACGTTTCCAATAACGCAAATATAAGGATTTTTAAAAAGATGCTTTGTTAACTGATTTCAATATTCATAGGATTACTATATAAAATAATCGTAATCCTATGGATGTTCGAACTTGACTCGAAGCAATTCTTTTACAGACTCCTATTACATCCATAGCATATCCGTTGGTAAGGGGATTTGAATGGGAAGTGAATTGGGTATGAATTGGGTTTGAAAGGGATGTAGAATGTATTTACCCCAAAAATGTGACAACGACGTAAACTTGAGTAGACTCCGTATGTGGGATAATAATATCGCGAAAAGGATATCAGCTGTCTAGAGCGTTCTAAAAAATATGAGACAAAAAAAAAGACTTGTCGTGGGCATAGTGACAAGTCTTCAAATCAAAATTAGTTTATAATTGGATAGAATAATATTTTTAAAGTTTAAAGACTTTTTGGGTCTATCATGTTTAGTATTTCTAGGTGGTTATTAACGTGAGTTTCTACTCACTATTTGTTTTTTTCATTCCCCTTTACATCACAAACATAGGGCTTTAATTCAGACCTCACAAGATGTTTTTTAAAAAAAAGTAAGTGGTTACTTAGTTTCATTTAACATAAATTAACTCTATT encodes:
- a CDS encoding aminotransferase class V-fold PLP-dependent enzyme, yielding MTFSEHFNLSQEICYLNSSGNGLISKRSLQWRRDWEQQFFLVETDLRDQQASFLATVKETIARVFHAEGHKIYLTPNFSFAYSTLIDRLPRDYNYLAIEGEYPSILHPIITRNLSYHTVKADHQIEENIIAALHEKHTNVLVISIVQYISGLKVDPSFFKRLKQQFPDLLILADGSQYLGTENFSFTDSGIDALACSGYKWLCAGFGNGFLLINKTFQALLDQLLVSIPKPTADFWKTKSVLDTFFEPGHVDTVSQGTLRESLSLFEELGFE
- a CDS encoding mechanosensitive ion channel family protein; translated protein: MRLPTITLSLSLLFFPLIIRAQTTTIDTKHSDKSLLMEEISNRIEHDSIFYINLMNAFKQLQFNSNENHRGDTLIKAKQASDSFQQAEFKEKIKKLKLSNTAFPVVLHKDTLFYIHTRIGSFLPQERASAISNKIYALYDADNFDPNLLSIEVNAEGRDIIYNQQEHIISVSILDAIWEDKSTDELAQSYVESIRAVIQKEREAYSLFNITKRIGLVILIIVLTSSLLLLINRFFGFTARNIATIKDHIMNGKVFQKVKVLRSNHVEQALIRLNKLLKIIVIFFSVYLSLPLLFSVFPETKAWTSTLIKLISNPLNAILRSFIDYLPNLFRVIVIFFLFKYLVRIARYIFQEIQRENIHFRDFHPEWALPTFKIVQFVCYAFMMVLIFPYLPGSSSPAFKGITVFIGVLVSLGSSNAIANVVAGLVITYMRPFQLGDRVKIGDTVGDVLEKTMLVTRIKTCKNEEITVPNSMVLSSSTINYSNQTKQENKGLIIHYVVTVGYDVPWETVYRLLIVAALASDGIEELPEPFVLQTQLNDFNISYQINAYTRNANVQAAIYSSLLENIQKVFQNVGIELLSPNYHVLNQK
- the aat gene encoding leucyl/phenylalanyl-tRNA--protein transferase, encoding MPYLLDEAQLAFPHPRLADEDGLLAIGADLKEERLLLAYQNGIFPWYDEDTPILWYSPHERFVIPKGAIKISKSMRQLIRSKRFRVSVNEAFPQVIEQCARISRDGQQGTWILPEMKESYISLHHQGYAHSIEVWEENQLVGGLYGVQVGKVFGGESMFSKTSNASKIALISLAQEFDLEMIDCQVHSDHLESMGAKLIPQAEFLAIIQQQKIKAHDFQRTL
- the rbfA gene encoding 30S ribosome-binding factor RbfA, with the translated sequence MGTESKRQQRFAGVIQQDLAEMFQREGKSWAPGAFITVTKVRVTPDLSIARVFLSFLNTNTAKADIDHIRTKTNEIRYKLGGRIKNQARIVPQLEFFLDDTNEYVEHMDKIFEEISKEPRQPEE